A region of Armatimonadota bacterium DNA encodes the following proteins:
- a CDS encoding Gfo/Idh/MocA family oxidoreductase, with protein MKKIRTAVIGQGRSGHNIHIAALKEMPDRYEIAAVADPLEGRCDDAVNATGCAAYTDYKEMLRRDDLDLVVNATMSPDHVPVTLEIMDAGHNVLCEKPVARYAADVDKLIAKSGETGKLFAIFQQSRFAPYFQQILKVLDSGVLGRVVQINIAFNGFGRRWDWQTLQEMSAGSLLNTGPHPMDQALRLFGFDIMPEVKCVMDRVNTFGNAEDHVKILLSGKGRPTIDLEISSCAPYSTFMYQIYAQYGGLTGTANHLEWKWYKPEEAPEQHLIREPLEGRKYCGEDLTWHTESWDIPEEQKNWFGYMARQFYGNLYDALTEGAPLAVPPEQVRRQIEVIEECHRQNPLPK; from the coding sequence ATGAAGAAGATCAGAACCGCAGTTATCGGCCAGGGCAGAAGCGGCCACAACATCCACATCGCGGCCCTCAAGGAGATGCCCGACCGGTACGAGATCGCCGCCGTCGCCGATCCGCTCGAAGGGCGCTGCGACGACGCCGTCAACGCAACAGGGTGCGCGGCGTACACCGACTACAAGGAGATGCTCAGGCGCGACGACCTCGACCTCGTCGTCAACGCCACCATGAGTCCCGACCACGTGCCGGTGACGCTCGAGATCATGGACGCGGGGCACAATGTGCTGTGCGAGAAGCCGGTAGCCCGGTATGCCGCCGACGTGGACAAGCTGATCGCCAAGTCCGGAGAGACCGGCAAGCTCTTCGCGATCTTCCAGCAGTCACGGTTCGCGCCGTACTTCCAGCAGATCCTCAAGGTGCTCGATTCAGGCGTGCTGGGGCGCGTCGTGCAGATCAACATCGCGTTCAACGGCTTCGGCCGCCGATGGGACTGGCAGACGCTCCAGGAGATGAGCGCCGGCAGCCTGCTCAATACCGGCCCGCATCCGATGGACCAGGCGCTCCGCCTGTTCGGCTTCGACATAATGCCCGAGGTCAAGTGCGTCATGGATCGCGTGAACACTTTTGGGAACGCGGAGGACCACGTGAAGATCCTCCTCAGCGGCAAGGGCCGCCCCACGATTGACCTCGAGATCTCATCCTGCGCGCCCTACTCGACCTTCATGTACCAGATCTACGCGCAGTACGGCGGTCTGACCGGCACGGCCAACCACCTCGAGTGGAAGTGGTACAAGCCCGAGGAAGCCCCCGAGCAGCATCTGATCCGCGAGCCGCTCGAGGGCCGGAAGTACTGCGGCGAGGACCTCACCTGGCACACGGAGAGCTGGGACATCCCGGAAGAACAGAAGAACTGGTTCGGATACATGGCCAGGCAGTTCTACGGCAACCTGTACGATGCCCTTACCGAGGGAGCGCCGCTCGCGGTCCCTCCGGAACAGGTCCGCAGGCAGATCGAGGTCATCGAGGAATGCCACCGACAGAACCCGCTGCCGAAGTGA
- a CDS encoding nitroreductase family protein, translating to MIEDIVRKNRSCRRFHQERPIDTAALRGLVNLGRLSASAANLQPLKYVICNTPEVNDRVFQTTMWAGYLKDWPGPEEGERPSAYIVILGDTEISKGFGCDHGIAAQSITLGAAEKGIGGCMIGSIDRDRLRAILDIAPRYEILLIVALGYPRETVVLEEIGTDGDIRYYRDAEGVHHVPKRALDDVILGG from the coding sequence ATGATCGAGGATATCGTCAGAAAGAACCGGAGCTGCCGCCGATTCCATCAGGAGAGGCCGATTGACACGGCCGCGCTGAGGGGGTTGGTGAATCTCGGCAGGCTGTCCGCGTCGGCCGCGAACCTTCAGCCGCTGAAGTACGTCATCTGCAATACCCCCGAGGTGAACGACCGGGTGTTCCAGACGACGATGTGGGCGGGCTACCTCAAGGACTGGCCGGGTCCGGAGGAGGGCGAGCGGCCGTCGGCCTACATAGTCATCCTCGGCGATACGGAGATCAGCAAGGGATTCGGCTGCGACCACGGCATCGCGGCCCAGAGCATCACGCTCGGCGCCGCCGAGAAGGGCATCGGCGGATGCATGATAGGCTCGATTGACCGCGATAGACTGCGGGCGATCCTTGACATAGCTCCGAGATACGAGATTCTCCTGATAGTGGCGCTGGGTTACCCGAGGGAGACGGTCGTGCTGGAGGAGATCGGGACCGATGGCGACATCAGGTACTATCGGGACGCTGAGGGTGTCCACCATGTGCCTAAGCGCGCGCTGGACGACGTCATCCTGGGCGGATAG
- a CDS encoding DUF1559 domain-containing protein, translated as MKNRHGLTFIEILILVAFLTVMLMLIFPAVVNVRAKGRKTQCMSNLRQMGMAMELYSHSYDGRFPPWLNRRKDAFGNTGKWDDPEKLYQALRRGISDSGVAYCPNDPVAARDVDRYGVNHLHFSYHFATRSEEKGGSVTMEGLVVNGRVKVGAAEYVLIRDANMAFVKKMPGKPARGCEHFGGVNAVYADGHAKWIR; from the coding sequence GTGAAGAACCGTCACGGTCTCACGTTCATCGAGATACTGATACTGGTCGCATTTCTAACCGTAATGCTGATGCTGATCTTTCCGGCCGTCGTGAACGTCCGCGCCAAGGGCCGCAAGACCCAGTGCATGTCTAACCTGCGCCAGATGGGCATGGCGATGGAACTCTACTCCCATTCGTACGACGGCAGGTTTCCTCCCTGGCTGAACCGCCGCAAGGACGCCTTCGGGAACACCGGCAAGTGGGACGACCCCGAGAAACTCTACCAGGCGCTCCGCCGGGGCATCTCCGACAGCGGCGTCGCCTATTGCCCGAACGATCCGGTGGCGGCGCGCGACGTAGATCGTTACGGCGTGAACCACCTGCATTTCAGCTACCACTTCGCCACCCGGTCCGAAGAGAAGGGCGGCTCGGTCACGATGGAAGGCCTGGTCGTCAACGGCAGGGTTAAGGTCGGCGCGGCCGAGTACGTCCTCATCCGCGATGCGAACATGGCGTTCGTAAAGAAGATGCCCGGAAAGCCTGCCCGCGGGTGCGAGCACTTCGGCGGCGTCAACGCCGTCTACGCGGACGGCCACGCGAAGTGGATCAGGTGA